The sequence GATATACAGAATCTCTCTACACTCTCTGAGCTCTCTATTCAAGAAAAAGAATTCTTTTAAAACTTTTCCCTCACAAAATTACATAAACCCACAACTCTCTATTGATTCTCACcttgagaataacgaggaagacttGGTGGTGTTTGGAGAATTCAATAAGTTTTgaggttctacaaaggttaatttcttttctcatttttctcCATAGAAGCATACTTAgactttagttttgtttttcttttaattcgtTGATTTTATAAATTGAATTCCATTTACACGACGTTCGTACGCTTCTGCTTTGAGAATTTCATTCCTTCGTATATCTCTACGtaaagtttaagtttactcAAGATAGCATCGgaaccttagtttattagattcaatatataatatttaatttcactaataatttTTCAATAACAGCTTTATTAAACgaatatgattttaaattacaaactataAGTCTTGAGACAACATTtcttttattgaatagaatataattttaaattggaACATCAATTCCAATAGAGAGTTCCATGGGAGGGTGGGTGTGGGCATTTTGGGAGTTAAAGGATGGGTTAACCACTATGATTGATTTGCAAAAGAAATtatatttaacaaaaataaataaataaataaataaataaaatattttcctaAAAGGTATTCCTAAATTCTAATTAGCATCAACTCACACGTGTCTCTAACTCAACCATAatgaaataatttaaaattagaaaacaagcaattaattaaaaagaaaaacggTCATATTTGTTTGGCGGGAAAATCAAAACCCCACCGTCATACTCCCAATCCCACCGTTTTACCCAAAATTGCTATAAAACTCCCAAACACCGCAACAATTCCAGGTTTCGACGATCCTTAAAACTTTTCATACGTTATATATCGCTGATTTCTTTGTGTAATTTGTAagaatctttttttctttttcttgttgttTGTTAATTTGACAAACAGTTGTTTGTGTATAAATTCATTCTGTTTAATGGAGtagaaacaaaaacaagtaGCCTCTGCACAATTAGCAGATTTTGTTTATAGTTGAGATTTGATTTATTAACGACCAAAATTCTGTTGGCTTATCATATGCTTTAATTGTGGGGTTACTAACTTACAAGACTACAATAATTTGACTTTATTCTTTTACATTATTTAGGTATTGAATCACTAAACATTAGGGATCATTGTTTGATTAAGTTGTTAATGACAGTTTTGATGGAAGGATGTGAgctttttgttatttaattcaGTGAAGTCAAAAGATGAGAATATATGTCAATGCCACAATCCCCAAGTAATTAATGCTAATTACTTAATGCTCTACTGATTTCCTTCCATTTACAAATATGATTTCAAAAACTACTACATAACTTCAATAATCATATACCAAAAATTCTCTAAGTTCAAATCTCTTTCCCCACATTCTAacacaatattttaaaaatgatgtAACTACAAATACAAACATGAAACCAAATTCCCACAACCAATATAGTACATAAACATCACAAAACAACAAACCATATATGTAATCTGATTTAAAAGGGCTGGCTGGAATTTAACTGCAAAGCTTAAACAGAGTATATCATATATAATCTGATTTAAAGGGGCTGGCTGGAACACTAATTTTCCACTTAGTCAATGATGTAATGTTagttttttatgtatatattaatataacaagCATAAAGTTGAGGGGAACTCGAGCTTCCTTGAGTTGGACCTATGCTAAGGTTGTTGGTGTTTCTCATTCCCGTCTTCTTAATTTAATATTGAGACGAGATTCTTTATAAGATCTAATTTTTTCAGCTGCTCGGCGTAATGGCCTTCCAATTGAAGTTCTTTGCAAAGCTGAAGCTTCTTCAATTCTGGGAGAGGATAGtgagttcttttctttttcaccaGCAACAAGTTTTATGTCCTCTATTTCGAACAACTTCTCTTCAAGGTCTCTCACTTGATGTCTAAATCTACTAGAGTGCCTTCTTACAAAATGCCTGAAAATAGATAAATATGTAAACCAAATAGTTGAAAACCGCTCTTGATTTTCTGTTTGTTAATCATTTGGTTTTTCAAAATTCTAACTTGTTTTCTCACCTTTACTTAACAGATGAATTATTAGTCGAATTCttgaaacaaaaacaagttCTTAGAGACTATCTTTTcgagaaaaaagaaataatggTATTTATTTTATGTAATGGCAGGAGGGTGCATCCTTGAATCATAGGATCGTGCGTTCGAGCTAAGTTTAAAACTTGTGTGTTTTAAAAAAGTTTTATAGAACCAAGAGCTAAGGCCCTGTTTAGTGGccatttgatttttgaaaagtaAGCATATTTCCTAATGGTTTTGATCTTTTTGGAGTAAAAGAGCTGAATTCTTAGCCAATTCAAAAAACAAGCAAGTTTTTAATActactttttttagttttttaattttttggaaACATCGAGAGAAAGTATACTAAGCAAGAAGTTAGAGATGGAAGAGGTATTTgtaaaactaaaaactaaaaaccaaatgCTTATCAAACAAGACCTAAATGTTATCAGACATGTAAAAATTGGAGGGATGATGCATGAATATGGTTATGTATATAAACGTGTGCAGGACTGACTAATACCTCTTGTTCACAACTTTCTGTTTATCAACCACTGTTGAGTATGAAGTTGAAGGGCTCATAGCTGCATTTGTCAAAGTGTCATTAGTTTTCAACCAAAAAAATAAGCAACTAAgataagaagaagaataaaCAGAGAAAGGGAGTGATAGTAAATATAGTGTCAATATCTCATCAGTCTCAATAAAATAAATGTGTAAAATCAGAGTAATATGATGCTTCTGAGAGCAAGACAAAAAGGAGTTAAGAAGTGTTTTGATGAGTTGTATGAGAAAGGATTCATGGAGAAGCACTTTATCAAAAGCAATTTCAGAAAAGTAAACTTAAGATCAAATAATTTCTTGTGGAAAAATTTTGCCCATTGGGTAATATTGTTATCAAAGTACTATAATTCCAAATTCAAACCCTAATCCCCTAAACCTTAAAGTATTGGAATCAAAGTTACCAATTCTCGGTCCCAAAATAACACACCCTTTATACATTTTCTATATATCATTTCATGAAAACTTACATTGACTTCTAGTTCTTCCAGGAGGCTTTATATTTCCATTGCAAGATTTGGTGTCAGCATTAACAATTGCAAGTGAAGGTTTCCCTGTTGCCCTCTCTCCTTCCTGAAGGCAGGAAAATAGGTGAAGTTATCTAAAATATGTGTGAGCAAAGTGTGAGGATTAAGCACAATAATAAATCAGATACccgaaaaagaaaaatcaccAATTTACCTGCCATTCAGAATTTCTATTATTCATCTCTGATTTACCCTGTGAGAATATAAAGTCATCGTTCATCAATGAGAATTGattcagtatttttcatgaaaCTAGCTTATCTAAATTGTTTAAACTTTGATCTCCCCTCAAAGGTTAGTTGGTTCTTGTTTGTAAAAAAGTGTTGTTATTGTACATATAGCTGCTAGAATGTCTTATTTGTGCTGAATGTGCAGATGACCATTAATAATTAGAATCTTTTCTACCAATCTATAAGAATGCATTGTAAGAACTTATTTATTTCTATTCTTGGTTTGTAAGCTCTTCCTAGTTCATTATTTTCCCCATgatcaaattacaaatttagtcaGCAAATTTggataataattttattttgggtAGATTTGGACTCGAGAAGAATCAGATTCTGACTGAGACAAAAGATAAAATCTTGAGCTGAGGCCCCTGAGGAGTTACCCACCCTTGACTCACGATGAAGCTGAGGGAAACCTTTTGGCTCAAGAGTATATCAAAAGAGGAGAGGGAAAACCTGTGGTTAACTGGCCTGTGTATACATCATTATAACTAGAGAAGAAATAAGCTCATTCTCATCTCTAAAATCTTTAACTATGGCCTCTTATGCATTGAACGTGTGTTGTGCCAAGAGAAGCACTAGTGCATAGATTCTCCTTGTTTCATGTCTTCACTAAATTAAAAATTCACTATTGCTATCATGTGAAGG comes from Cucumis melo cultivar AY chromosome 12, USDA_Cmelo_AY_1.0, whole genome shotgun sequence and encodes:
- the LOC103501433 gene encoding shugoshin-1 isoform X2 — its product is MAKTSSIGSKMRNKLADITNSKTMRAHLEDENSFKASQTRKSVIDQLVEENMGLMKLIMERNKIIELSEAELEKLRASIQKLQLQNWHLAQSNSRFLAEINLGRKRIKSLEHEVECKEALLRAKCLTVEGKSEMNNRNSEWQEGERATGKPSLAIVNADTKSCNGNIKPPGRTRSQSMSPSTSYSTVVDKQKVVNKRHFVRRHSSRFRHQVRDLEEKLFEIEDIKLVAGEKEKNSLSSPRIEEASALQRTSIGRPLRRAAEKIRSYKESRLNIKLRRRE
- the LOC103501433 gene encoding shugoshin-1 isoform X1, coding for MAKTSSIGSKMRNKLADITNSKTMRAHLEDENSFKASQTRKSVIDQLVEENMGLMKLIMERNKIIELSEAELEKLRASIQKLQLQNWHLAQSNSRFLAEINLGRKRIKSLEHEVECKEALLRAKCLTVEVGKSEMNNRNSEWQEGERATGKPSLAIVNADTKSCNGNIKPPGRTRSQSMSPSTSYSTVVDKQKVVNKRHFVRRHSSRFRHQVRDLEEKLFEIEDIKLVAGEKEKNSLSSPRIEEASALQRTSIGRPLRRAAEKIRSYKESRLNIKLRRRE